CCTCTTGCTGCGGTCGAGATGCTCGGCCTAGATTCGGCGCGTGGAACTTGTGCTTTACGGGGTCGTGGCGCTGGCGGCGTATCTGCTCGGCTCCATCCCCACGGGCTTTTTGTTCGCCAAAGCGCGCGGCCTGGACATCCGCACCCTCGGGAGCGGGAATATCGGGGCGACGAATGTTTTTCGAAATCTAGGCAAGCCCGCCGGCAGCGCGGTCCTGGCGATCGATGGACTGAAGGGCTACCTCGCTTGCACGGCCCTGGTCCCTCTGATGGTTCAAGCATTTGGTTCCACGCCGAACGTTGTGGCTCAGGAAGGATTGGCGATCATCGCCGGAATTGCCGCCATCCTTGGCCACAATTACACATGCTGGCTTGGGTTCAAAGGCGGCAAAGGCATCGCCACATCCGCCGGGGTTCTCGTTTCGCTGTTGCCGGTCCCGTTCCTGATTATTCTCAGCGTTTGGATTGTGGTCTTCGGACTGAGCCGGTACGTGTCGCTCGCTTCGGTTTCGGCCGCCATCGTCTTGCCGTTTGCGACCTGGTTCACCGGGAAAAGCCAGCTGATGATCGGCGTGGCGGCGGCGATGAGCGCTCTGGCGATCTATAAACACCGCTCCAACCTCCAGCGACTCGTCAAAGGCAGCGAAAATCGCGTCAGTTTCAAAAAGGCGCGTTCGTCCCCGGCCTCGAACGGATGACGTTTTGATGAAAGTCACCGTTCTTGGCGCCGGCGCTTGGGGAACTGCCCTCGCGCGGTTATTGTCTCAAGGCCAGCATGCGCTCACGCTCTGGGGACACGACGCCGCTCACCTGGAGGAAATGAAACGTTCCGGCCGCAACGCCCGCTATCTTCCGGACATCCCGCTGCCGGACGATTGGCGAATCGAAAAAGAGATTTCGCCAGCGATCGCCGATGCCGAATGCGTGGTTGTCGCGGTGCCATCCCAAGCTTTCCGCGAGGCCACGCGCGGCTTGGCCTCCTACCCGGGAATCGTGGTGAGCGTGACCAAAGGCATCGAGCACGACACCGGCTTGACGATGTGCGGCATCCTGG
This genomic interval from Verrucomicrobiota bacterium contains the following:
- the plsY gene encoding glycerol-3-phosphate 1-O-acyltransferase PlsY is translated as MLYGVVALAAYLLGSIPTGFLFAKARGLDIRTLGSGNIGATNVFRNLGKPAGSAVLAIDGLKGYLACTALVPLMVQAFGSTPNVVAQEGLAIIAGIAAILGHNYTCWLGFKGGKGIATSAGVLVSLLPVPFLIILSVWIVVFGLSRYVSLASVSAAIVLPFATWFTGKSQLMIGVAAAMSALAIYKHRSNLQRLVKGSENRVSFKKARSSPASNG